A DNA window from Engystomops pustulosus chromosome 10, aEngPut4.maternal, whole genome shotgun sequence contains the following coding sequences:
- the SPCS1 gene encoding signal peptidase complex subunit 1 — MLDIFASIPTQMDYKGQKLAEQIFQGIILFSAVIGFTYGYVIEQFGWTVYIVIAGFAVSCLLTLPPWPMYRRNPLKWLPAQDSAVEDKKQQEKKSKKHK, encoded by the exons ATGTTGGATATATTCGCTTCTATCCCGACCCAGATG GACTATAAAGGTCAAAAACTTGCGGAACAGATATTTCAAGGAATAATCCTTTTTTCCGCA GTGATCGGCTTCACCTACGGATATGTAATTGAGCAGTTTGGCTGGACAGTGTACATAGTAATCGCAGGCTTTGCCGTGTCCTGCTTG TTAACTCTTCCCCCATGGCCAATGTATCGCCGCAATCCATTGAAATGGCTCCCTGCCCAGGACTCCGCTGTAGAAGACAAGAAACAGCAGGAAAAGAAATCCAAGAAGCACAAATAA
- the GLT8D1 gene encoding glycosyltransferase 8 domain-containing protein 1 produces the protein MTCRKVNIAIIVLAAVVFLLILHHNLLGLSDILKRQSSDVSLVGFQRIDFLPEAPEKKLVEVPVVITAVENRLGGAIAAINSISSNTQSIVTFYIVTMNDTKEHLRTWISESKLKNVKYKILDFDPQVLEGKIRADERVKPLTFARFYLPDLIPGVEKVIYLDDDVIVQGDIVELYKTPIKVGHAAAFSEDCDSVTSKYLVRGAGSQYNYIGYFDYKKETIRKLGMKASTCSFNPGVFVANLTEWRRQNITRQLEKWMELDVEEELYSKTLAGSITAPPLLIVFYKMHSSIDPMWHVRHLGSSTGKRYSFQFVNAARLLHWNGHFKPWGRAASYSEIWEKWYIPDPTGKFSIIRRHTEAEREK, from the exons ATGACATGCCGCAAAG TGAATATAGCGATTATTGTGTTGGCAGCAGTggtcttcctcctcatcctccatcacAATCTGCTGGGCCTCAGTGATATATTGAAGAGGCAAAGTTCAG ATGTCAGTCTCGTAGGGTTTCAGCGGATAGATTTCCTTCCAGAAGCTCCAGAGAAGAAGCTTGTGGAGGTCCCTGTGGTTATCACAGCTGTAGAGAATCGACTTGGAGGAGCCATTGCTGCAATCAACAGTATCTCCAGTAATACACAGTCCATTGTCACCTTCTACATTGTGACCATGAATGATACCAAGGAACATCTCAG GACCTGGATTAGTGAATCTAAGCTTAAAAATGTCAAGTACAAAATTCTGGACTTTGATCCTCAGGTCCTTGAGGGGAAAATCCGAGCAGATGAGCGTGTAAAACCT TTAACATTTGCAAGATTCTACCTCCCTGATTTGATCCCTGGAGTAGAGAAAGTAATTTATCTGGATGATGATGTCATTGTACAAG GTGACATTGTAGAACTCTACAAAACCCCAATAAAGGTCGGACATGCAGCAGCATTCTCTGAGGATTGTGATTCCGTCACCTCGAAGTACCTGGTCAGAGGAGCCGGGAGTCAG TACAATTACATTGGATATTTTGACTACAAGAAGGAGACCATCAGGAAGCTGGGCATGAAGGCTAGCACCTGCTCTTTTAACCCGGGCGTCTTTGTTGCCAATCTAACAGAATGGAGGCGGCAGAATATTACCAGGCAGCTTGAGAAATGGATGGAATTGGATGTGGA GGAAGAACTGTACAGCAAGACCCTCGCCGGCAGCATCACAGCACCCCCACTACTCATTGTGTTCTACAAGATGCACTCAAGTATTGACCCAATGTGGCACGTCAGGCACTTGG GTTCCAGTACTGGGAAGCGCTATTCCTTTCAGTTTGTGAATGCTGCCAGGCTTCTTCACTGGAATGGACATTTTAAACCTTGGGGACGAGCAGCCTCCTATTCTGAAATTTGGGAGAAATGGTATATTCCTGACCCCACTGGAAAGTTTTCCATCATTAGAAGACATACAGAAGCTGAGAGAGAAAAATAA